From one Danio rerio strain Tuebingen ecotype United States chromosome 19, GRCz12tu, whole genome shotgun sequence genomic stretch:
- the ext1b gene encoding exostosin-1b isoform X2, with amino-acid sequence MSLGDGCLASDWIHITVNSFSCTTDSILLRMATPYSRPPPLHITCVKVHSSQKAVTFIKHENKIIVDTYKVTSLCALTDGDAVYLSIKNGSDPEFEEGHSYIVKNVTISNKYGRRCLFVNKGTIKFRTAPLAISEEAKRAAREALCPPSRPITGEEEDIFSETGYLSLRGQLEKVEVPRMTRTHIPILDLRMKCGSVVHDVSLWREEALNELYVGDIIELSHLKVNGRPDGRAKFDSSNHTTFKLIDRDIQEAVLEIVGVSEMHDKLILLDSHMDEYIVPVHFYAGTIEELANQLPLQLKLRHICGSVLHVEPASVKQVPPDVPRGGSAGVEQVPPDVPCGGSAGVDQVPPDVPSGGSAGVDQVPPDVPSGGSASVDQVPPYVPSGGSADADQGPPDVHSGGSADPNQVHPEDTQDSMDCLF; translated from the exons ATGAGCCTTGGTGATGGATGTCTCGCTTCTGACTGGATACACATCACTGTCAATTCTTTCAGTTGTACAACAGACAGCATACTTCTGAG GATGGCAACACCGTACAGCCGCCCACCACCACTGCACATCACCTGTGTTAAAGTGCACAGTAGCCAAAAGGCTgtgacatttattaaacatgaaaacaaaataattgttgaCACCTACAAAGTCACATCTTTATGTGCCCTTACGGATGGTGATGCAGTTTATCTGTCCATAAAAAACGGCAGTGACCCTGAATTTGAAGAGGGACACtcatatattgtaaaaaatgtaaccATCTCAAACAAATATGGCCGCCgatgtttatttgtaaataaaggcACCATCAAATTTAGGACGGCTCCGCTAGCCATAAGTGAGGAGGCTAAAAGAGCTGCAAGGGAGGCCCTCTGTCCTCCTTCACGACCTATAACAGGAGAGGAAGAGGATATCTTCAGTGAAACTGGGTACCTGAGTCTACGGGGGCAGTTAGAAAAA GTTGAAGTGCCCAGAATGACTCGCACTCACATACCGATCCTGGACCTGCGGATGAAATGTGGCTCCGTAGTACACGATGTCTCACTGTGGCGGGAAGAAGCACTTAACGAGCTCTATGTCGGGGACATCATTGAGCTCAGTCACCTGAAAGTAAACGGAAGACCAGATGGAAGAGCAAAATTCGACTCTTCTAATCACACAACTTTTAAG cttaTTGATAGGGATATCCAGGAGGCAGTTCTTGAGATCGTTGGAGTGTCAGAGATGCACGACAAGCTCATCCTCCTGGATAGCCATATGGATGAGTACATAGTGCCTGTACATTTCTATGCAGGCACTATTGAGGAGCTGGCAAACCAGCTCccacttcaattaaaactcagGCACATCTGTGGAAGCGTCCTCCATGTGGAACCTGCCAGTGTGAAACAGGTCCCTCCAGATGTACCTCGTGGAGGATCTGCTGGTGTGGAACAGGTCCCTCCTGACGTACCTTGTGGAGGATCTGCTGGTGTGGATCAGGTCCCTCCTGACGTACCTAGTGGAGGATCTGCTGGTGTGGATCAGGTCCCTCCAGACGTTCCTAGTGGAGGATCTGCCAGTGTGGATCAGGTTCCTCCATATGTTCCCAGTGGAGGATCTGCTGATGCGGATCAGGGCCCTCCAGATGTTCACAGTGGAGGATCTGCTGACCCCAATCAGGTCCATCCAGAAGACACTCAGGACTCAATGGACTGCCTTTTCTAG